A part of Astyanax mexicanus isolate ESR-SI-001 chromosome 2, AstMex3_surface, whole genome shotgun sequence genomic DNA contains:
- the LOC111193065 gene encoding uncharacterized protein LOC111193065, with translation MEDAVTAPTSVAADDMNISRCEVITQLEHIHANREIWNQTLTTEQIRLLDRVLDTQKSNDENIVQIYKCTLKRSDFLTLGLSMELEATIANCCLQLVTEIARHRVSFGEKK, from the exons ATGGAAGATGCAGTGACAGCACCCACAAGTGTGGCAGCAG ATGACATGAACATAAGTAGATGTGAGGTTATTACTCAGTTGGAGCATATTCATGCCAATCGAGAAATTTGGAATCAGACCTTGACAACAGAACAAATCAGACTG CTTGACCGTGTGTTGGACACTCAGAAATCAAATGATGAAAACATTGTTCAAATCTACAAGTGCACTTTGAAAAGATCAGACTTTTTGACCCTGGGGTTAAGCATGGAACTGGAGGCAACA ATTGCCAACTGTTGCCTGCAGCTAGTTACTGAAATTGCCAGACATCGGGTGAGTTTTGGAGAAAAAAAGTAA